The Candidatus Nanosynbacter featherlites DNA window CGGTATGGTTGCTGTTAATGCAAGCAGTAGTGAAGTGACGGAAGACGACGTAGCGCGTCTGGAGAATGTAGCGACAGTTGGAAAAGTTCCTGCAAATCGTGAGATTTTGGAAGTAGTTCCGTACGAATATCGATTGGATGGGCAAGATAATATCAAAAACCCGATTGGTATGACTGGGACGAGGTTGGAGCTACGAGCAAATGTTGTCTCTGGGTTGGTGCCGCACTTGGGGAATTTACACAAGTTGGCGGAGATGTCCAATATTGATGCTGTCAGAATAGTCCCAACAGTATTGGCGAGCGCTCAAGCGGTATTGAATGAATCTCAGATGGAAAATGGTGTGGCTGTGATCGACATCGGGGCTTCCACGACAGGAGTGGCGGTGTTCGAAGAGGGTGACTTGCAGCATCTTTCAGTTGTTCCGATGGGCTCACAGAACGTCACCAATGATTTGGCGATTGGTCTTAAGGTTGATTTGGAAATTGCTGAAAAAGTTAAGTTGCAGCATGGTGAATTGGGCGGCGAGACTACGGGCGTGATTGACATTAAGCACGAGAAGGAAACGCAGGTTTTTCACCGGGCAGAAGTTGCAGAAATCGTTGAAGCGCGCTATGAAGAAATTTTTGAGCTGGTCGCTAAGGAACTGAAAAAGGCAGGTGGCATTAGCAAAATGCCGAGCGGAGCCGTGTTAGTTGGCGGTGGCGCTAAAGTTAAGGGCTTGGCTGAATTTGCCAAAGAACAGATTGGGCTGGCAGTGAAAATCGGCAAACCGCAGGACTATGCTGGCATG harbors:
- the ftsA gene encoding cell division protein FtsA, yielding MQEQSHYAVGIDIGTKKVRCVIGHIDETTGVPRIIGVGQAPNSGMRKGVITHLNGPAAAIDTALDAAERMSGHRVNQAALGTNGVHIISTRVDGMVAVNASSSEVTEDDVARLENVATVGKVPANREILEVVPYEYRLDGQDNIKNPIGMTGTRLELRANVVSGLVPHLGNLHKLAEMSNIDAVRIVPTVLASAQAVLNESQMENGVAVIDIGASTTGVAVFEEGDLQHLSVVPMGSQNVTNDLAIGLKVDLEIAEKVKLQHGELGGETTGVIDIKHEKETQVFHRAEVAEIVEARYEEIFELVAKELKKAGGISKMPSGAVLVGGGAKVKGLAEFAKEQIGLAVKIGKPQDYAGMTDDIKDPEYAAAIGLMLAMSTNPSRSEGTHGKKASKVAQKAGGFLGGLFAKFK